One part of the Tunicatimonas pelagia genome encodes these proteins:
- a CDS encoding AraC family transcriptional regulator produces MNKTFNIKNMVCPRCVEAVSQVFEQLELPLTSIELGEATLKVDLTQEQQAQLATMLEDRGFELLEDKKSKQISQIKSLIIQQIHHREAPLEVNFSTLISDHLHQEYSSLSKLFSSVEGITIEKFILKQKIEKVKELLFYNEMALSQIAYQLGYSSVAHLSVQFKKETGMSPSHFKKLRSDRKPLDSI; encoded by the coding sequence ATGAACAAAACATTTAATATAAAAAACATGGTCTGCCCCCGCTGCGTTGAGGCGGTCAGCCAGGTATTTGAGCAGCTTGAATTGCCATTAACCAGTATTGAGTTGGGAGAGGCCACACTGAAAGTCGATCTTACCCAAGAGCAACAAGCCCAATTGGCCACTATGCTTGAGGATAGAGGCTTTGAGCTTTTAGAGGATAAAAAATCAAAACAGATCAGCCAGATCAAATCGCTCATCATTCAGCAAATCCACCATCGTGAAGCCCCCTTAGAAGTGAACTTTTCTACCCTGATAAGTGATCATCTTCATCAGGAATACAGCTCGCTCAGCAAGCTCTTTTCATCGGTGGAAGGGATTACCATTGAAAAATTTATCCTCAAGCAAAAAATTGAGAAAGTAAAAGAGCTGCTCTTTTACAACGAAATGGCCCTCTCCCAGATTGCTTACCAGCTCGGCTACAGCAGTGTAGCCCATCTTTCCGTGCAATTCAAAAAAGAAACCGGCATGTCTCCCAGCCACTTTAAAAAACTTAGAAGCGACCGTAAGCCCCTAGATTCCATCTAG
- a CDS encoding ATP-binding protein: MIQRRLEDKIRSALKRSPSVALMGPRQVGKTTLAFSISEAMPSVYLDLEDRLDLEKVRDIALFHAENSDKLIILDEIQRLPEVFAPLRGIIDKERRKGNKAGQFLFLGSASIDLLQQSSESLAGRIAYIELYPVDLHEYTKAEGGGQDALNRLWLRGGFPESLLAETEQDSLDWRKDFIRTYLERDIPQLGPRIPAETLERFWTMLAHNQGTVLNASHLGRNLDVASVTIGRYLDLMVDLLLVRRLKPWTRNVGKRLVRSPKIYVRDSGLTHALLNIITMNDLLGHPVVGGSWEGFVIENLMAVAPSSMNPFYYRTSGGTEIDLVLEFGVNERWAVEIKRSSSPSVSKGFHIACGDIQATKKYVVYSGQDTFSMTGDVKAISLFGLMEEVKKQG; this comes from the coding sequence ATGATTCAGCGCCGATTAGAAGATAAGATAAGAAGTGCCCTCAAACGAAGTCCCTCGGTCGCTTTAATGGGGCCTCGGCAGGTAGGGAAAACGACCCTGGCATTCAGTATTTCGGAAGCTATGCCATCGGTCTACCTTGATCTGGAAGACCGCCTTGATTTGGAAAAGGTGAGGGATATAGCCCTGTTTCATGCTGAAAACAGCGATAAGCTCATCATCCTGGATGAGATTCAGCGATTGCCGGAAGTGTTTGCTCCTCTGCGGGGTATTATCGATAAAGAACGGCGCAAAGGGAATAAAGCGGGACAGTTTCTGTTTCTGGGATCGGCTTCTATCGATTTACTTCAACAGTCCAGTGAATCACTGGCTGGCCGAATAGCTTATATCGAACTCTATCCCGTTGACTTGCACGAATACACAAAAGCTGAAGGCGGCGGACAGGATGCCTTGAATAGGCTATGGCTACGCGGCGGCTTCCCGGAAAGTCTACTCGCCGAAACAGAACAAGATAGTCTGGATTGGCGAAAAGATTTTATCCGTACCTATCTGGAACGCGACATACCACAACTAGGGCCGAGAATTCCGGCAGAAACGCTGGAACGGTTCTGGACGATGCTCGCCCACAACCAGGGCACCGTACTGAATGCTTCGCATCTGGGGCGTAATCTGGATGTTGCCAGTGTCACCATTGGCCGTTACTTAGACCTGATGGTGGATTTACTGTTAGTTCGCCGTCTGAAACCCTGGACACGTAATGTAGGGAAACGTCTGGTTCGCTCTCCCAAAATTTATGTCCGTGATAGTGGCTTGACCCATGCCCTGCTCAACATCATTACCATGAATGATCTGCTGGGTCATCCGGTAGTCGGGGGCAGTTGGGAAGGGTTCGTGATTGAAAACCTGATGGCGGTTGCCCCATCCAGTATGAATCCTTTTTACTATCGTACTTCCGGTGGTACTGAAATAGATTTGGTATTGGAATTTGGGGTGAATGAACGATGGGCAGTAGAGATCAAGCGCAGCTCCTCTCCTTCGGTATCCAAAGGGTTTCACATAGCGTGTGGGGATATACAAGCCACTAAAAAATACGTGGTCTATTCCGGCCAGGACACGTTTTCAATGACCGGGGATGTAAAAGCCATATCCTTGTTTGGTTTAATGGAAGAAGTGAAAAAACAGGGATAA
- a CDS encoding efflux RND transporter permease subunit: MFDKIIRFALNYRLLVITVAGLMLVYGFQVMRSLPVDVFPDLNRPTVTIISEAEGLAPEEVETLVTFPIEAAMNGASGVVRVRSSSSIGFSIVYVEFDWDMEIYLARQIVAEKLNQVAGSLPEDVQSIMGPVSSIMGEVMFIGITSENPDINSLDLRTIAEWDVKQRLLGISGVSKITAIGGDLKQYHVLVDPQKMLNHNVTLHQVREALENANVNTTGGFLLESYKEHSIRNLGRIQSLDDLEKTVIAKEVSPDKPALTLADIAEVKLAGPISKRGDASINGKPGVLLAVSKQPGTDTIGLTKSIEQELASIEKTLPKGIVLNPEIFKQADFIENAIHNIIEALRDGSILVAIILFLFLLNFRTTAITLVAIPLSVVVALIIFKWFGMSINTMTLGGLAVAIGELVDDAIVDVENSFRRLRENRKKGSPLSSTQVIFNASKEVRNSIIFSTIIVIMVFMPLFAMSGLEGRVFLPLGVSYITAIIASMIVSLTVTTALCSYLLPTMKRMADEKDGWLIRQLKTGHAKILNLALPRPKTVFILVGVMFLGALMLVPTFGREFLPEFNEGSFTINVTLPPGTSLEESNRLGILAENLMHNIPEVAHTGRRTGRAEEDEHALGVNSTELEVTLKPSERHKEEIVADIRDKLGSIPGVIINIGQPISHRIDFITSGIRAQIAIKIFGDDLTILRAKAAEVQNLVKDIEGIADLQMEQQLLIPQIHVNFDRDKARQHGVMIGKAAQHAELAMQGQTVTNIIDGNRLFDVMLRLNDEARDDKEAIGKIPFETLRGNIVPLQLVADIEEAKGPNLINRESVNRRMVVQANTQGRDVVSVVEDIQNVLDKELELAPGYYISYGGQFESQASAQRNILILSIFSLLGMFLALYTHFRSISLTLQVMLAIPLSFIGAVIGIYLTGGVFSIATMVGFITLTGIASRNGIMMISHYLHLMKYENEGFDLTMLKRGTQERLVPVLMTALTALLALTPLVLASGETGKEILSPVATVIFSGLFSSTLLNLIVTPLVFWKFGEKASLSYLDQKEKSHV, translated from the coding sequence ATGTTTGATAAGATTATTCGTTTTGCCCTGAATTACCGCCTTCTGGTGATTACTGTGGCTGGGCTGATGCTGGTATACGGTTTTCAGGTCATGCGCTCCCTGCCAGTGGACGTATTTCCAGATCTGAACCGCCCCACCGTAACGATAATCAGTGAAGCCGAAGGTCTCGCGCCTGAAGAGGTAGAAACATTAGTGACCTTCCCGATAGAGGCCGCTATGAATGGAGCCAGCGGTGTAGTACGAGTGCGTTCTTCCTCTTCTATCGGGTTCTCGATTGTTTATGTCGAGTTTGATTGGGATATGGAGATTTATCTCGCCCGTCAAATTGTCGCAGAAAAACTAAACCAGGTTGCGGGGAGCCTACCCGAAGATGTGCAGTCTATTATGGGCCCGGTATCTTCAATTATGGGCGAAGTGATGTTTATCGGCATCACATCCGAAAACCCCGATATAAACTCGCTTGACCTTCGCACGATTGCAGAGTGGGACGTAAAGCAAAGGCTTTTAGGCATTAGTGGTGTATCCAAGATTACGGCGATCGGTGGTGACCTAAAACAATATCATGTGCTGGTTGATCCACAAAAGATGCTTAACCACAATGTTACCCTGCATCAGGTGCGAGAGGCATTGGAAAATGCCAATGTAAATACAACAGGCGGGTTTTTATTAGAATCATATAAAGAACACTCTATCCGGAATTTAGGACGCATCCAATCACTTGATGATCTTGAAAAAACCGTTATCGCGAAGGAGGTTTCGCCAGATAAACCTGCTCTAACACTGGCTGATATTGCCGAAGTTAAACTGGCCGGGCCAATATCCAAACGCGGGGATGCTTCAATTAATGGCAAGCCCGGTGTATTGTTGGCTGTTTCAAAACAGCCAGGGACCGATACGATTGGTTTAACCAAGAGTATTGAGCAAGAGCTTGCCTCGATTGAAAAGACGCTACCAAAGGGTATTGTTCTTAATCCTGAAATTTTCAAGCAGGCTGACTTCATCGAAAATGCCATTCACAATATTATAGAGGCTTTGCGTGATGGCTCTATTTTAGTGGCTATTATCCTGTTCCTGTTTTTATTGAATTTCAGGACAACCGCGATCACACTCGTCGCAATTCCTTTATCTGTTGTCGTAGCTCTAATCATCTTCAAATGGTTCGGCATGAGCATCAACACGATGACACTTGGTGGCCTTGCCGTAGCAATCGGTGAGTTGGTTGATGATGCAATTGTTGATGTAGAAAACTCTTTCAGAAGATTAAGGGAAAATAGAAAAAAAGGCTCTCCTCTATCGAGTACCCAAGTTATATTCAATGCTTCCAAAGAAGTTAGAAACTCTATCATCTTTTCAACAATCATTGTGATTATGGTCTTTATGCCCTTGTTTGCAATGTCAGGGCTAGAAGGACGTGTATTTTTACCTTTAGGCGTTTCTTACATTACGGCCATTATTGCCTCTATGATTGTATCGCTAACAGTAACGACAGCTTTGTGCTCTTATCTCTTGCCGACCATGAAACGCATGGCGGACGAAAAGGACGGCTGGCTGATACGGCAATTAAAGACGGGCCATGCCAAAATTTTAAATCTGGCTCTACCACGTCCCAAAACTGTCTTTATCCTTGTCGGCGTGATGTTTTTAGGGGCGCTTATGTTGGTACCGACCTTTGGGCGCGAGTTCCTGCCTGAATTTAACGAAGGAAGCTTTACAATCAATGTCACCTTGCCGCCGGGAACATCTTTAGAAGAGAGTAACCGCCTTGGTATTTTAGCAGAAAATCTCATGCACAATATTCCCGAAGTAGCCCATACAGGCCGCAGAACAGGACGTGCCGAAGAGGATGAACACGCGCTTGGGGTGAACTCAACAGAGTTAGAAGTGACACTCAAACCTTCAGAAAGGCATAAGGAAGAAATCGTTGCCGATATTCGCGATAAGCTTGGTTCAATCCCTGGCGTAATTATCAATATTGGTCAGCCGATTTCGCATCGTATCGATTTTATCACCTCCGGTATTCGGGCGCAGATTGCAATTAAAATCTTTGGCGATGATCTGACCATATTGAGAGCCAAAGCTGCCGAAGTGCAAAACCTAGTCAAAGACATTGAAGGCATTGCCGACCTGCAAATGGAGCAACAGCTTTTGATCCCGCAAATCCACGTTAATTTTGATCGTGATAAAGCACGCCAACATGGCGTGATGATTGGTAAGGCCGCGCAGCATGCGGAACTTGCCATGCAAGGGCAAACCGTCACCAATATTATTGATGGCAACCGTCTGTTTGATGTAATGTTGCGTCTAAATGATGAAGCAAGGGATGATAAAGAAGCCATTGGTAAAATCCCCTTTGAAACACTGCGCGGTAATATCGTTCCTTTACAGCTAGTCGCCGATATTGAAGAAGCTAAAGGGCCAAATCTGATTAACCGTGAAAGCGTTAATCGCCGCATGGTCGTACAGGCCAATACGCAAGGCCGCGATGTAGTGAGTGTGGTAGAAGACATACAGAATGTTTTAGATAAAGAGCTGGAACTCGCGCCCGGTTATTACATCAGCTATGGCGGACAGTTTGAAAGCCAAGCCTCGGCTCAGCGTAACATTCTAATATTAAGTATCTTCTCGCTGCTTGGCATGTTTCTCGCGCTTTATACACATTTCCGATCTATAAGTCTAACCCTACAGGTGATGCTCGCTATTCCTTTATCTTTTATTGGGGCAGTCATCGGGATTTATCTGACAGGTGGTGTGTTTTCGATTGCAACAATGGTCGGCTTTATCACGCTGACTGGTATCGCATCACGTAACGGTATCATGATGATCTCGCATTATCTCCACCTTATGAAATATGAAAATGAGGGCTTTGATCTTACCATGCTGAAACGCGGAACGCAGGAACGGCTTGTGCCCGTATTGATGACTGCCTTAACAGCTTTGCTGGCCCTTACGCCACTTGTGCTAGCCTCTGGAGAGACAGGAAAAGAAATCCTCAGTCCTGTAGCAACCGTTATATTCTCAGGGCTATTTAGTTCCACCCTTTTAAACCTTATCGTCACGCCTTTGGTGTTTTGGAAATTTGGTGAAAAAGCCTCACTCTCCTATCTTGATCAAAAAGAGAAAAGCCATGTTTAG
- a CDS encoding efflux RND transporter periplasmic adaptor subunit, which translates to MKRLILTLSFLMLISPANAGPGHDHGESAFAGSVGPVPYFELSDQQMSNLGIESAKVEFLPITQTVDMLAFTELLPEKRTRISPRFGGKILDIAVKVGQEVKTGQRLVTLEPVSVGNSNVVLSAPMDGFILNLYAGVGEIVEAGGDILEIGDATQMLVRGVAYETPDIASIAVDQKVEVHLDVNPDRHIEGKIQRINRVIDPESRTFSVYALVDTPSSDIQSGLQGTMEIFTGNDKPVLAVSKRSVLGELGSYFVYVIKGQEVEKRDVTLGAKTGHHIEIKSGLFPNERVVTNGNYQLQYISVGSIQDHDDNGHEETPHDEQKEHSHDDGHDHHDGQNHEGDSHAGHDHENEAHDHESHDDHSSHDH; encoded by the coding sequence ATGAAAAGACTTATACTGACCCTCTCTTTTTTAATGCTTATCAGTCCTGCGAATGCTGGCCCAGGGCATGATCACGGTGAAAGCGCCTTTGCAGGCAGTGTAGGCCCGGTCCCTTATTTTGAGTTGAGCGATCAGCAAATGAGTAATCTGGGCATAGAATCGGCAAAGGTAGAGTTTCTGCCAATTACACAGACCGTTGATATGCTGGCTTTTACTGAATTATTACCTGAAAAACGAACCCGCATCTCGCCGCGTTTTGGCGGTAAAATTTTGGATATCGCCGTGAAAGTGGGACAGGAGGTCAAAACGGGACAAAGACTTGTCACACTTGAGCCGGTTAGCGTTGGTAATAGCAATGTTGTTTTATCTGCGCCTATGGATGGGTTTATTCTCAATCTTTATGCAGGCGTTGGTGAAATCGTAGAAGCAGGCGGCGATATTCTTGAAATCGGCGATGCGACACAAATGTTGGTGCGTGGTGTGGCTTATGAAACACCTGATATTGCTTCTATCGCCGTTGACCAAAAGGTTGAAGTGCACCTTGATGTAAATCCTGACCGTCATATAGAGGGAAAAATACAGCGGATTAACCGCGTCATCGACCCCGAAAGCCGTACATTTTCTGTCTACGCTTTAGTTGATACGCCAAGCAGTGATATTCAGTCCGGTCTGCAAGGGACCATGGAAATTTTTACTGGTAATGACAAACCTGTTCTAGCTGTGTCAAAACGCTCTGTTCTGGGTGAACTGGGCTCGTATTTCGTCTATGTAATCAAAGGGCAGGAAGTTGAAAAGCGTGATGTAACGCTTGGTGCAAAGACAGGCCATCATATCGAAATTAAAAGCGGCCTGTTTCCAAACGAACGAGTAGTAACAAACGGCAATTACCAACTTCAATATATCTCAGTCGGCAGCATTCAAGACCATGATGATAATGGTCACGAAGAAACACCGCATGATGAGCAAAAGGAGCATTCTCACGATGACGGTCATGATCATCACGATGGCCAAAATCATGAAGGGGATAGTCATGCAGGCCATGATCATGAAAACGAAGCGCACGATCATGAAAGCCATGATGATCATAGCAGCCACGACCATTAG
- a CDS encoding TolC family protein, giving the protein MKYTFVLLLFTLFAPVQAVKAEILSLETVIEQALQNSPETARILNNLADAKAEAFTIETPSNPSAEINTTAIEDSASRSIGIEIEQPLRPSNFGSRRSYADALRRTANIEQKAQMLELIHSITRGYASYWALQEQEKILSENANYARKKQKLIERAAQDGRVDAADAKVFKAEALRLEEQLRGVQARKTNGAANLLRMAGMDQRNFEVSRPKSPEIPDLLSLTELAGKEGSTRRLLESRKALAERRYNVARQDALPEFAPRAVIERDFDEDSTAILFGVTIAIPIWDRNNAELSRARAERRLAQSNLNALNEQNFASVLAASFKQAKATQISASTYRTQIVPSWDEVQSITDKKFENGQASILDLFQMRERIVGVQNEALQTYLNSIEAQIELESLIGQSLTDIKELRP; this is encoded by the coding sequence ATGAAATACACATTTGTTCTTTTGCTATTTACCCTTTTTGCACCTGTTCAAGCGGTAAAAGCAGAAATACTATCACTGGAAACAGTGATTGAGCAGGCCCTTCAAAACAGTCCCGAAACGGCTCGCATATTAAATAATTTAGCTGATGCGAAGGCCGAAGCTTTTACTATAGAAACACCCTCCAACCCTTCGGCTGAAATTAATACAACAGCGATTGAAGATAGTGCCTCACGCTCAATCGGGATTGAAATTGAACAACCGTTACGACCCTCAAACTTTGGATCACGCAGATCATATGCCGATGCGTTGAGGCGCACAGCCAACATTGAGCAAAAAGCACAAATGCTGGAGCTCATCCATTCGATCACGCGTGGGTACGCCTCCTATTGGGCATTGCAAGAGCAGGAAAAGATTCTTTCTGAAAATGCAAACTATGCCCGCAAAAAACAAAAATTGATTGAACGTGCTGCGCAGGATGGGCGTGTTGATGCCGCTGATGCAAAAGTGTTTAAAGCCGAAGCCTTGAGACTGGAAGAGCAGCTTCGTGGTGTTCAGGCCAGAAAAACAAACGGTGCGGCAAACCTACTCCGTATGGCCGGAATGGATCAACGCAACTTTGAGGTCAGTCGCCCTAAAAGCCCGGAAATTCCCGATCTGTTATCTTTAACAGAATTAGCAGGTAAAGAAGGCAGTACCCGTCGTCTTTTGGAAAGTCGCAAAGCTCTGGCAGAAAGACGATATAACGTGGCAAGGCAGGATGCGCTTCCTGAATTTGCTCCTCGCGCCGTTATTGAACGGGATTTTGACGAAGACAGTACAGCAATTTTGTTTGGTGTGACTATCGCCATTCCGATTTGGGACCGCAATAATGCCGAACTTTCACGGGCGAGGGCAGAACGCCGGTTAGCGCAAAGCAACCTCAATGCATTGAATGAACAAAACTTTGCCAGTGTACTAGCCGCATCTTTTAAACAGGCCAAAGCCACGCAAATATCGGCTTCGACCTATCGTACTCAAATTGTTCCCTCATGGGACGAAGTGCAATCCATTACGGATAAAAAATTTGAAAACGGGCAAGCGTCTATTCTCGATTTGTTCCAAATGCGTGAACGGATCGTTGGCGTGCAGAATGAAGCTCTACAAACATATCTGAACTCTATTGAGGCGCAAATCGAGCTGGAAAGCCTGATTGGACAGAGCCTTACCGATATAAAGGAATTAAGACCATGA
- a CDS encoding DUF6660 family protein, producing MRVFSLVWSFYVLLLASVPCSDEPVSDVATDQTVVAASQSDAHPHGHDSEDFCTPFCQCHCCHSHVVFFAAFGSLDRPEPVTPSFINYTPQAEQSYAFSLFQPPQG from the coding sequence TTGCGCGTCTTTTCTCTCGTATGGTCTTTTTATGTACTGCTGCTAGCCTCAGTCCCTTGCAGCGATGAACCCGTATCCGACGTGGCTACCGACCAGACTGTTGTAGCAGCTAGCCAATCCGATGCGCATCCGCACGGACACGATAGCGAAGATTTTTGTACTCCGTTTTGTCAGTGTCATTGCTGCCATTCCCACGTAGTATTCTTTGCCGCCTTTGGGTCGCTGGATCGTCCTGAGCCAGTAACTCCATCATTTATAAACTATACTCCTCAGGCCGAACAGTCCTACGCCTTCTCTCTATTTCAGCCTCCACAAGGGTAG